The Changchengzhania lutea genomic sequence AAGAATTCTAAGATTTTAGCATAATTTTTTTGAGGATTATCACTTTTGGCGTGACTGAAAAAAAAGGGTTCAATACCTAACCGGTAAGCCGTTGCAAATAAGGTCATGAACAAGGCTATTTTATAACATGCCGAATACATACCAATGTCGGTTTCAGCAATATCTGCTGGTAATAATTGTTTCAGTAAAATTCTATCAAAGGTTTCATTTATAGAAAAAGCAACTCCAGCAATTAGTACAGGAAATGCATAACGCATCATGGTTTTCCATAATGCACTATTAAATACATACTTAATTTTGGCATAAAAGGAGCTCATTAAAAGTAAGGTTACTGCACTAGCCACAAGATTGGCAATGAAAATATAACTCACCTCAAAATTTGGTTTATAAATACTACTGAGAAAAGCATGATCTGTTGTCAATCCTTTTAAAAACATTAGAAAGAATATATTCAGTCCTAAATTAATCGCTACGTTCAAGATTTTTATGATGGCGTACCTCATTGGTTTTTGGGTAGCTCGCAACCACGCAAATGGAATAATGACCAATGCATCTAACAGCAAAATCCAAATAACTAAGTTGATGTATTTAGCATCAATATCTATAAATGAAGCAATGTTATTTTGAAAAATCAAGGCCAATATAAAAAAGCCTAATGACGTTACAATCAAGGAAATAGTCGATGTCCCAATCACTTTATCTTTATCATCCTCCTTATTAAAGAATCGAAAAAAAGCGGTTTCCATACCATAAGCCAAAACCACATTAAATAATACAAAATATGAAAATATCACAGAGACTTTGCCGTACTCTGCAACAGAGGATAATACGCCTTTTGTTGTATAAAGCGGCACCAATAAAAAGCTTAGCATTCTTGGAAGTACCGTGGCTAAACCATAAATAAATGTTTGTTTAAATAAAGACTTAAGTCCGCTCAATGATGGGTTATTTGAAGTGCTAAAAATACGTTTTTAGCTAACGTAAACCAAAGATTATGTTATTGTTAGTTCGGTCGGACGCTAGGATATCGAGCTGACTCCTTTTTAGTAATCTTAGAAATCTTATAGTATAATGTTCTATTCCCTTCTTGATAACTTACTACGCACTCATTATCTTTTAATTCAAATGGTAGTTTTTTTGGGATTTCGGGAATTGGGTTATTATACTCTTCTATAGTCTCGCTACTCATAATAATATCCTGTTTTTGGTTCACTTTTGATGCAAAACGCCCCACATAAATGGAATTATTCTTAAATTCCAACTTCACTTGTTTTCCTTGAAAATAGACACTATCTAATTGAATGTCATTTGTATTCGCCATAATGGGAATGAACAAATTAACCCCAGAGCCACCGCCTTGTACACCTGCTACCCAATGTTGATAATAAACCGCTCCTATTTCGAGAGGCAACTCTTTCTGTAATTTGTATGTACTTGCGCATTGTGAAAAACTAGTCATAACAAAGGCCATTAAAACTAAAGCTATTATTTTTTTAAATAGTTGCATAATACTGATTTAATCATTTAAATATACCATTTTCAAAATTGATGCCATAAAAAAAAGTCTCAGGATTGTGAGACTTGATTATTTTTCTAATTCCTCTATTTGAAGATTCGCTCTTCGTCCAATTGTTCAAGGCTTTCGCACATTGAATATTTGCCTTTCGGCTAATTATTCAGAGCTTCCGCTGGTTGAAAATTTGACTTCGTATAGCTTCGTCTAATTGTTCAGAGCCTCTGCTGGTTGAAAATTTGACTTCGTATAGCTTCGTCTAATTGTTCAGAGCCTCTGCTCCTCCAACAATTTCAAGGATTTCATTTGTAATGGATGCTTGACGTGCCTTATTATAGGTTAATTTCAATTGATCTCTTAACTCAGTGGCGTTATCTGTGGCTTTATGCATCGCTGTCATACGTGCTCCGTGTTCGCTTGCAAAAGAATCCCTAATCCCTTTGTACAATTGCGTTTTTAATGACTTCGGAATAAGTTGCTCAACAATTTCAGCTTTAGAAGGTTCAAAGATATAATCTACATTATTTACGGCAGCGCCTTCAACTGGAACTATTGGCAAAAATTGTTCTACAGTTATTAATTGAGTCGCAGCGTTTTTAAACTTATTATAAACAATATCAATCTTATCGAATTCACCAGTGACAAATTTATCCATTAACAATTCAGCAATGGCAGCTACGTTATCAAAAGTTAAATCTTCATAAACCTCACTTTTATTAGCTATAACCCGATTTGTTTTCTTGAATGCATCGTTGGCTTTTTTTCCAATAGCCACATAAGATACTTCTTGATTAGCATACTTTTCATTACTCAACTTAGAAACCTCTTTGATTATGTTTGAGTTAAAAGCGCCTGCTAGACCTCTATTTGAAGTTATGGCAACAATAAGTACTTTTTGAACATCCCTTTGGGTTGAATATTTACTTCCAGAATCAGCATCTAAGGTTGCGCTTAAACTTTGCAAAAGCTCAGTTAACTTATCTGAATAAGGACGCATTGCTGTAATAGCATCTTGTGCCTTCTTTAGCTTTGCAGCAGATACCATTTTCATGGCACTGGTAATCTGCATCGTTGAAGATACCGATGATATTCTGTTACGTATTTCTTTTAAGTTTGCCATTGGCCCCACCTAACCTCCCCAAAGGGGAGGGATTTTGTTAGTTATACTTTATAATATTAATCCTCCTTTAACTCCTCCCCTTTGGGGAGGCTGGGAGGGGCTATTTATATTTCCCTGATAAATCTTTTGCTACAGCCGATAACGTATCTGTAACCTCATCAGTTAATTTTCCTGCTTTTAATGTTGCTAAAACATCACTGTGTTTGGCTTTTAAGAATTCTAAATAATCACGTTCGAATTCCTTGATTTTTTCAACAGGCACATCTCTTAACAAGTTTTTAGATCCAGCATAAATAATTGCTACTTGGTCTTCAACTGTAAAAGGATCATTTTGTGCTTGTTTTAAAATCTCAACATTACGTTTTCCTTTTTCAATGACATTCAAGGTAACAGCATCTAAATCTGATCCAAATTTCGCAAACGCCTCTAATTCACGATATTGTGCTTGATCTAATTTTAAAGTACCTGCTACTTTTTTCATGGATTTAATCTGAGCATTACCACCTACA encodes the following:
- a CDS encoding oligosaccharide flippase family protein, with amino-acid sequence MSGLKSLFKQTFIYGLATVLPRMLSFLLVPLYTTKGVLSSVAEYGKVSVIFSYFVLFNVVLAYGMETAFFRFFNKEDDKDKVIGTSTISLIVTSLGFFILALIFQNNIASFIDIDAKYINLVIWILLLDALVIIPFAWLRATQKPMRYAIIKILNVAINLGLNIFFLMFLKGLTTDHAFLSSIYKPNFEVSYIFIANLVASAVTLLLMSSFYAKIKYVFNSALWKTMMRYAFPVLIAGVAFSINETFDRILLKQLLPADIAETDIGMYSACYKIALFMTLFATAYRLGIEPFFFSHAKSDNPQKNYAKILEFFVAFGAVILLTVVVFADVLKPIIVRSEAYWEAMWVVPIILIANFCLGIYHNLSVWYKITDKTKFGAYISIVGALVTLVINYIFIETYSYKASAVATLAAYAVMMGLSYYLGRKYYPIPYNLKKISVYLVGSMGLSILSFYQFRGNYIIGVSMLIVFLGIVYFSEKNEIKRVLKIK
- the atpG gene encoding ATP synthase F1 subunit gamma; amino-acid sequence: MANLKEIRNRISSVSSTMQITSAMKMVSAAKLKKAQDAITAMRPYSDKLTELLQSLSATLDADSGSKYSTQRDVQKVLIVAITSNRGLAGAFNSNIIKEVSKLSNEKYANQEVSYVAIGKKANDAFKKTNRVIANKSEVYEDLTFDNVAAIAELLMDKFVTGEFDKIDIVYNKFKNAATQLITVEQFLPIVPVEGAAVNNVDYIFEPSKAEIVEQLIPKSLKTQLYKGIRDSFASEHGARMTAMHKATDNATELRDQLKLTYNKARQASITNEILEIVGGAEALNN